The following nucleotide sequence is from Flavimarina sp. Hel_I_48.
ATCATGTTGAATGTAGATTTTAGGGTTTTTCACCCTTACAAACTCATCCACTATATCTAAATTTTTATTTGATTCTGCCCAACTTTCAATAAGGTCTGAATTCACCATTCTACCTTTATGCTCCATAAAATGATACTTGTCTCTCGCGAGAAGTACAGGTCCATGTTGCTCTAAGTTCACAAACAAACCCTGATTACCGTCAGCAGGACCTGACACATATTTGACAATTACTTTACCATCATCAAAAAGATCATAGTCACCATTGAGCATTTTTTTATCTGTCAATTTATCAAAGCTGGCCAGATCGTATAAATTGTTATCTTTTACGGAATCACTTTTTATAAAATCAAGGGTATTTTCCTGAACGAGCCATTTCGCGTTGGGAAAGTAGTTAGCGGCGCCTGTATGGTCAAAATATATGTTAGAGAACCCAATATAATCCACATCCTCAGTACTTAAACCTATACTTGCCAATTGCTTAACCAAACTATCCTTGCGGGAAATAGTAAACGCGCCATCTGAAGTCGTAAAGGGGTCTTCCCCCACCACTTTTTCCGGTAAGCCCGTATCCCATATCAACACCCCTTTAGAATGCTTGACCACATAAAAGGCATCGGCTAATATGCGAAGCTCATTCTCCTGGGTTTCTTGTTTACGTGAATGTTGATTTCCATGTTCAAAAATCCTTCCACCGTCAAAAACAAACAATTCCAAAGCATTTTCAGTTTCCAATTGTTCTTCTACACGCGCGTCGTTCTGGGCATTCTCATAACCTTCCTCAAAACTATTTTTTGAATCCTTACAAGAGCCCAAAAAAAGAAAAATCAAAAATATAAAGCTAAAAGCCTTCTGCATGTACTAAAACTTTTATTGACTAAGATTAACCTACAGAACCTTCCAGGGAAATTTCAAGAAGTTTTTGAGCTTCCACCGCAAACTCCATGGGCAATTTGTTTAAAACCTCTTTACTGAAGCCATTTACGATCAGGGCGATAGCCTTTTCAGTATCTATACCCCGTTGATTACAGTAAAAGATCTGATCTTCCCCTATCTTACTGGTCGTGGCCTCGTGTTCTACTTTTGCCGTCTTGTTCTTCGCCTCGATATAGGGGAATGTATGCGCCCCGCAGGCATTACCCATCAACAAAGAATCACACTGGGAAAAATTACGGGCGTTTTCTGCCCTGCTGTTGATCTGCACCAGACCTCTATAACTATTCTGGGATTTACCGGCAGATATACCTTTTGAAATGATCGTACTACGGGTATTTTTACCTAAATGCACCATTTTAGTTCCCGTATCAGCCTGCTGGTAATTGTTAGTTACTGCAATAGAATAAAATTCACCAATGGAATTATCCCCCTTTAAAATACAACTGGGATATTTCCAGGTAACGGCACTACCGGTCTCTACCTGCGTCCACGATATTTTTGCACTTTTCTCGCAAAGTCCGCGCTTGGTCACAAAATTGAACACGCCACCCTTGCCCTCACTGTTACCAGGATACCAGTTCTGTACAGTAGAATATTTTATCTCTGCATCATCCAGTGCAATAAGTTCAACAACTGCCGCATGCAACTGATTTTCATCACGCGATGGCGCAGTACAACCTTCTAAATAACTGACGTAACTACCTTCATCTGCGATAACCAATGTGCGCTCAAACTGACCGGTACCGGCTTGATTGATCCTAAAATAGGTGGAAAGTTCCATGGGACAACGCACCCCTTTAGGGATATAGCAAAAAGAACCATCACTAAAAACCGCAGAATTCAAAGCCGCATAATAATTATCTTTTTGCGGGACAACGCTGCCCAGATATTTCTTGACCAGATCGCCATGCTCCCGTATAGCTTCGGAAATTGAACAGAAAATAATCCCTTTTTCCGCAAGGGTCTTTTTGAACGTAGTTGCAACAGAAACCGAATCCATTACTACATCTACCGCGACCCCGGCAAGTTTTTTCTGCTCATCAAGTGATATGCCAAGTCTTTTGAAGGTATCCAGCAACTCTGGATCTACTTCATCAAGACTATCGTATTTCGGTTTTTTAGAAGGTGCAGAATAATAGGAAATATTCTGTAAATCTGGTTTTTGATAGTGCACGTTTGCCCAGTCGGGCTCCGTCATTTCAAGAAAACCACGGTAAGCCTCCACGCGCCAGTTGGTCATCCATTCCGGCTCTTCTTTTTTCTTTGAGATAGCACGCACAATATCTTCATTGAGCCCTATGGGGAATGTATCAGACTCAATATCTGTATAAAAGCCATATTTATACTCTTTTGTGGCTAATTCCTTCTCTAAATCTTCTTCTGTATATGCCATAATATATCTTACTAAGCCGCAGTACCTGTTTAAAAGGCGCGGTATTTGTCAATTTTTTTTACAGGGAAAAGCTCTCTCCGCAGCCGCAGGTACGCTGCGCATTGGGATTGTTGAAAACAAAACCTTTCCCGTTAAGACCACCGCTATATTCTAACGTTGTCCCTATAAGGTATAAAAAACTCTTTTTGTCAACGATCAACTTGATCGCGTTATCAACAAAAAGCTTATCCTCTTCGTGCGCGGTTTTATCAAACTTCAACTCGTAGGACAAACCGGAACACCCACCACTCTTTACACCTACCCGCACATAATCCTGTACGGCATCATAACCCTCCTCACTCATGAGGTTTGCTATCTTCTTTTTAGCATCTTCGCTTACTTTAATCATAATGGTTTGATATTATGTACAAATATACCACTAAAGTAGGGTTTTACCATAGAACCTTACAGCAAACTCCCAGTGGCTTTGTTGATTATAGGATAGGAGAATTCAATGACATTCCCTAAAGAAATGATTATGAATTCTTCGTTTTCATTAAAATAGGGGAAATGCCTAAAATAAGCGCAATTTCTAACTAATTCCCATTAAATTTGCCGGCAAACAAATACCTATGTTTCAAGATAAAGAACCTTCACGAACTTCCCTGAGCGATCTGGGGGAATTTGGACTTATTGACCACCTAACACAGCATTTTTCGATTGCACAGGAAAGTACGCTCAAGGGTATAGGCGATGATGCCGCGATTCTGGATTTTAAGGATAATAAAGTTGTCCTTACAACTGATTTGTTAGTGGAAGGCGTTCATTTTGACCTCAGTTTTATGCCGCTCAAGCATTTAGGCTATAAAGCGGTCATGGTCAACCTTTCTGATGTGTACGCCATGAATGCCGAAGCAACACAGATCACCGTTTCCATTGCGGTATCTAATAGGTTTCCACTTGAGGCGTTAGAGGAACTTTATGCCGGTATTTTACTTGCAGCAAAAGCCTATAATGTTGATCTGGTGGGTGGCGATACCACTTCAAGTTCAAAAGGGCTTTTGATAAGTGTAACGGCGCTGGGCACCGCTAAAGAAGAAAAAATTGTAAAACGGGATGGGGCAAAGCCTATGGACCTGCTTGTTGTTACCGGAGATCTTGGTGCTGCTTATATGGGTTTGCAGGTATTAAATCGCGAAAAAGAGGTTTTTAAGGTGAATCCCAATTCCCAGCCAGATCTTGAACCTTATACATACCTGGTAGAAAGGCAGCTAAAACCCGAAGCGCGAAAGGATGTGGTAAAATTACTTAATGATCTGGAACTTCAACCCACTTCCATGATAGATATAAGCGACGGACTCTCTTCGGAAATTTTGCATCTGTGCAAAAATTCTAAAGTAGGTTGCAAATTATATGAAGATAAAATCCCCCTAGATCCTCAGATGATCAATGTCTGTGAGGAATTTAAGATTGACAGTACCACGGTTGCACTCAATGGCGGGGAAGACTACGAATTATTATTTACAATCTCCCAGCAGGATTACGAGAAATTAAAAGCCAATCCCAATTTTACCGTTATAGGCCACATGACCGAAGAACATGAGGGCATGCATTTGATTACACGTGGCAACGCACAAATCCCAATTATCGCACGCGGCTGGAACGCCCTTAACGAAGATGAAGCGGAAGATTAAGCCGTTTTTGGTCTGCGCCTTAAATAAAATTGTTCCATAACCTCATTTACCCGTTTTAATTTAGGGGTAAGTGGTGTGAGGTATCCGTTTTTATCTTCAGTGTATTGACATTTGCAGGCATTACAAATATATTCTCGCTGATGGGTTTCATATTCTTTGCTTAAGGAAATGTTGTGGCCTACGAACCGGCAGCGTAATCGGCTTAACTGCTCAGCAATTTTGCGACTTCGTTTTTGCATAGTAAAAGTTTGATAATTAGGTTCTTGAATATAATAAATTATCTGAAGGAAA
It contains:
- the thiL gene encoding thiamine-phosphate kinase yields the protein MFQDKEPSRTSLSDLGEFGLIDHLTQHFSIAQESTLKGIGDDAAILDFKDNKVVLTTDLLVEGVHFDLSFMPLKHLGYKAVMVNLSDVYAMNAEATQITVSIAVSNRFPLEALEELYAGILLAAKAYNVDLVGGDTTSSSKGLLISVTALGTAKEEKIVKRDGAKPMDLLVVTGDLGAAYMGLQVLNREKEVFKVNPNSQPDLEPYTYLVERQLKPEARKDVVKLLNDLELQPTSMIDISDGLSSEILHLCKNSKVGCKLYEDKIPLDPQMINVCEEFKIDSTTVALNGGEDYELLFTISQQDYEKLKANPNFTVIGHMTEEHEGMHLITRGNAQIPIIARGWNALNEDEAED
- the sufB gene encoding Fe-S cluster assembly protein SufB; this translates as MAYTEEDLEKELATKEYKYGFYTDIESDTFPIGLNEDIVRAISKKKEEPEWMTNWRVEAYRGFLEMTEPDWANVHYQKPDLQNISYYSAPSKKPKYDSLDEVDPELLDTFKRLGISLDEQKKLAGVAVDVVMDSVSVATTFKKTLAEKGIIFCSISEAIREHGDLVKKYLGSVVPQKDNYYAALNSAVFSDGSFCYIPKGVRCPMELSTYFRINQAGTGQFERTLVIADEGSYVSYLEGCTAPSRDENQLHAAVVELIALDDAEIKYSTVQNWYPGNSEGKGGVFNFVTKRGLCEKSAKISWTQVETGSAVTWKYPSCILKGDNSIGEFYSIAVTNNYQQADTGTKMVHLGKNTRSTIISKGISAGKSQNSYRGLVQINSRAENARNFSQCDSLLMGNACGAHTFPYIEAKNKTAKVEHEATTSKIGEDQIFYCNQRGIDTEKAIALIVNGFSKEVLNKLPMEFAVEAQKLLEISLEGSVG
- a CDS encoding HesB/IscA family protein — translated: MIKVSEDAKKKIANLMSEEGYDAVQDYVRVGVKSGGCSGLSYELKFDKTAHEEDKLFVDNAIKLIVDKKSFLYLIGTTLEYSGGLNGKGFVFNNPNAQRTCGCGESFSL
- a CDS encoding MBL fold metallo-hydrolase; its protein translation is MQKAFSFIFLIFLFLGSCKDSKNSFEEGYENAQNDARVEEQLETENALELFVFDGGRIFEHGNQHSRKQETQENELRILADAFYVVKHSKGVLIWDTGLPEKVVGEDPFTTSDGAFTISRKDSLVKQLASIGLSTEDVDYIGFSNIYFDHTGAANYFPNAKWLVQENTLDFIKSDSVKDNNLYDLASFDKLTDKKMLNGDYDLFDDGKVIVKYVSGPADGNQGLFVNLEQHGPVLLARDKYHFMEHKGRMVNSDLIESWAESNKNLDIVDEFVRVKNPKIYIQHDINDFKSLQKAPKSLK